One Leopardus geoffroyi isolate Oge1 chromosome C1, O.geoffroyi_Oge1_pat1.0, whole genome shotgun sequence DNA segment encodes these proteins:
- the MXRA8 gene encoding matrix remodeling-associated protein 8 isoform X2: protein MELRSQVLLWELLLLQSSAVLLSSVPSGPAPAASSVVSESTVSWAAGALAVLRCQSPRMVWTQDRLHDRQRVVHWDLSGGPGGGPARRLVDMYSAGEQRVYEPRDRGRLLLPLSAFHDGNFSLLIRAVEEADEGLYTCNLHHHYCHLYETLAIRLQVTDNPRAAGAHWDGEKEVLVVERGAPALLTCVNRAHVWTDRHLEEAQQVVHWDRQPPGVPHDRADRLLDLYASGERRAYAPPFLRDRVAVGADAFARGDFSLRIEPLEPADEGTYSCHLHHHYCGLHERRIFHLTVTEPVAEPPPRDSPGNGSSHSGAPGPDPTLVRGRSVINVIVPEGRAHFFQQLGYVLATLLLFILLFIAVILATRQRRRGGYEYSDKKSGKPKGKDVNIAEFAVATGDQALYRSEDIQLEFRKEYCK, encoded by the exons ATGGAGCTGCGGTCTCAAGTCCTGCTCTGGGAACTGTTGCTTCTGCAGA GCTCTGCTGTGCTTCTGTCCTCAG tgCCCTCGGGGCCCGCGCCAGCCGCCAGCTCCGTGGTGTCCGAGTCCACCGTGAGCTGGGCGGCCGGCGCCCTGGCGGTGCTGCGCTGCCAGAGCCCGAGAATGGTGTGGACCCAGGACCGGCTGCACGACCGCCAGCGCGTGGTCCACTGGGACCTCAGCGGCGGCCCGGGCGGCGGCCCCGCTCGCCGGCTCGTAGACATGTACTCCGCGGGCGAGCAGCGCGTGTACGAGCCGCGCGACCGCGGCCGCCTCCTGCTGCCGCTCTCCGCCTTCCACGACGGCAATTTCTCGCTGCTCATCCGCG CGGTGGAGGAGGCCGACGAGGGGCTGTACACCTGCAACCTGCACCACCACTACTGCCACCTGTACGAGACCCTGGCCATACGCCTCCAGGTCACGGACAACC CCCGGGCGGCCGGCGCGCACTGGGACGGCGAGAAGGAGGTGCTGGTGGTGGAGCGCGGCGCGCCCGCGCTGCTGACCTGCGTGAACCGGGCGCACGTGTGGACCGACCGGCACCTGGAGGAGGCGCAGCAGGTGGTGCACTGGGACCGGCAGCCGCCCGGGGTGCCGCACGACCGCGCCGACCGCCTGCTGGACCTGTACGCCTCGGGTGAGCGCCGCGCCTACGCGCCACCCTTCCTGCGCGACCGCGTGGCGGTGGGGGCGGACGCCTTCGCGCGCGGCGACTTCTCGCTGCGCATCGAGCCGCTGGAGCCCGCCGACGAGGGCACCTACTCCTGCCACCTGCACCACCACTACTGCGGCCTGCACGAGCGCCGCATCTTCCACCTGACGGTCACCGAGCCGGTCGCTGAGCCGCCCCCGCGGGACTCGCCGGGCAACGGTTCCAGCCACAGCGGTGCCCCTGGCCCAG ATCCCACGCTGGTGCGCGGCCGCAGCGTCATCAACGTCATCGTCCCCGAGGGCCGGGCCCACTTCTTCCAGCAGCTGGGCTACGTGCTGGCCACGCTGCTCCTCTTCATTCTGCTGTTCATCGCCGTCATCCTGGCCACCCGCCAGCGCCGCCGCGGAG GCTACGAATACTCCGACAAGAAGTCAGGGAAGCCAAAGGG GAAGGATGTGAACATAGCAGAGTTTGCTGTGGCCACAGGAGACCAGGCTCTTTACAGGAGTGAGGATATCCAGCTAG AGTTCAGGAAGG
- the MXRA8 gene encoding matrix remodeling-associated protein 8 isoform X1, with protein MELRSQVLLWELLLLQSSAVLLSSVPSGPAPAASSVVSESTVSWAAGALAVLRCQSPRMVWTQDRLHDRQRVVHWDLSGGPGGGPARRLVDMYSAGEQRVYEPRDRGRLLLPLSAFHDGNFSLLIRAVEEADEGLYTCNLHHHYCHLYETLAIRLQVTDNPRAAGAHWDGEKEVLVVERGAPALLTCVNRAHVWTDRHLEEAQQVVHWDRQPPGVPHDRADRLLDLYASGERRAYAPPFLRDRVAVGADAFARGDFSLRIEPLEPADEGTYSCHLHHHYCGLHERRIFHLTVTEPVAEPPPRDSPGNGSSHSGAPGPDPTLVRGRSVINVIVPEGRAHFFQQLGYVLATLLLFILLFIAVILATRQRRRGGYEYSDKKSGKPKGKDVNIAEFAVATGDQALYRSEDIQLDYKNNILKERAELAHSPLPAKYIDLDKEFRKEYCK; from the exons ATGGAGCTGCGGTCTCAAGTCCTGCTCTGGGAACTGTTGCTTCTGCAGA GCTCTGCTGTGCTTCTGTCCTCAG tgCCCTCGGGGCCCGCGCCAGCCGCCAGCTCCGTGGTGTCCGAGTCCACCGTGAGCTGGGCGGCCGGCGCCCTGGCGGTGCTGCGCTGCCAGAGCCCGAGAATGGTGTGGACCCAGGACCGGCTGCACGACCGCCAGCGCGTGGTCCACTGGGACCTCAGCGGCGGCCCGGGCGGCGGCCCCGCTCGCCGGCTCGTAGACATGTACTCCGCGGGCGAGCAGCGCGTGTACGAGCCGCGCGACCGCGGCCGCCTCCTGCTGCCGCTCTCCGCCTTCCACGACGGCAATTTCTCGCTGCTCATCCGCG CGGTGGAGGAGGCCGACGAGGGGCTGTACACCTGCAACCTGCACCACCACTACTGCCACCTGTACGAGACCCTGGCCATACGCCTCCAGGTCACGGACAACC CCCGGGCGGCCGGCGCGCACTGGGACGGCGAGAAGGAGGTGCTGGTGGTGGAGCGCGGCGCGCCCGCGCTGCTGACCTGCGTGAACCGGGCGCACGTGTGGACCGACCGGCACCTGGAGGAGGCGCAGCAGGTGGTGCACTGGGACCGGCAGCCGCCCGGGGTGCCGCACGACCGCGCCGACCGCCTGCTGGACCTGTACGCCTCGGGTGAGCGCCGCGCCTACGCGCCACCCTTCCTGCGCGACCGCGTGGCGGTGGGGGCGGACGCCTTCGCGCGCGGCGACTTCTCGCTGCGCATCGAGCCGCTGGAGCCCGCCGACGAGGGCACCTACTCCTGCCACCTGCACCACCACTACTGCGGCCTGCACGAGCGCCGCATCTTCCACCTGACGGTCACCGAGCCGGTCGCTGAGCCGCCCCCGCGGGACTCGCCGGGCAACGGTTCCAGCCACAGCGGTGCCCCTGGCCCAG ATCCCACGCTGGTGCGCGGCCGCAGCGTCATCAACGTCATCGTCCCCGAGGGCCGGGCCCACTTCTTCCAGCAGCTGGGCTACGTGCTGGCCACGCTGCTCCTCTTCATTCTGCTGTTCATCGCCGTCATCCTGGCCACCCGCCAGCGCCGCCGCGGAG GCTACGAATACTCCGACAAGAAGTCAGGGAAGCCAAAGGG GAAGGATGTGAACATAGCAGAGTTTGCTGTGGCCACAGGAGACCAGGCTCTTTACAGGAGTGAGGATATCCAGCTAG ATTACAAAAACAACATCCTGAAGGAGAGGGCTGAGCTGGCCCACAGCCCACTGCCCGCCAAGTACATTGACTTGGACAAAG AGTTCAGGAAGG